TAGCAGTCTGCACTGCCAGTCCAGTCATGCTCATGAACTAGCACGGCTACACCTTAGGGCACGGTTGTGTTCAATGAGAAACTGTTGATGACCAGCTACTTAACAGCACAGTTTTATTAGCAACAGATAGACAAGTTCTTTGGATTGCCAGTGATAGTGACTGTTTGCAAAAAGGCACGTGCAAGTAAAATATTGTAAAGTCTAAAATGCGTGGAAAAGTTACAACAATACAGCCTGgctacaaatattaaaaagtaactcTCTAGAGATATTTCTAAGCTTCCCAAAGAAGGACTTAGTTTAAGTCTCACCCAAGGCGTCCCAAGTCGGGGAGAAGCAAGGCTCAGCCTGTCGGCTGGTCCCAGAAGTCAGTCTTGGTGGCGTCTTCCCTTCACTTGTTCTCAGTGGTGTTTTCCCCACTTGTCCCCTCATTCGTTCACTTTTTATACTCTTCTTACTCTCAGGTAGAGCTTCAGTGACTCTAGTCTTACATTCCTTTATTATGATTGGTGTAAAattctcttgctttcatttaaaggtacagttcattttaaatttactgtgcATGCTCCCTGAGCAGGGGATTCACTCTCTTTGGGGGGGTCATTTGAGTAGGAGGTCcgatctcccactaccacaattattttaccctagCATCCTTGAGTTTTATCTCTTcagcagtttgctttcttttagcATTTAGTATGTCCTTGTTAGAAAGCTTATCTTTTCTTTGAAGTGCTAAAGGAGCCTAGTTCCTGACCATCTCTCGCAGATAATGAGCCTCTTGCTTGGTCTTTGCCACAGTTGTTGGCCCAGCAACAGACATCTTCTCATATATTTTGCAGCCGCTATTCAGCTTATTGGCTGTACGGTACCGTCACAttcccagtcctgcagggagtacagcagagcctggccgcGGTGTCTCCACTCCGTTccaccctccactgctcctctagGATAGCAGGTTGTATGATtttagggaactgtggtgacgtagattctgtgcatgccaacTGTTCGAAAGTggcaactgtatttttccctaaagGGTTGTTATAATATTAGATCTGTAATTCCCCCCTCCAAGCAATTGTACAACACCCAGTCTTAAGCAGAGGGTTACAGCAAtcatttttgtaatttacaTGTCCTTAAAGCTAGAACGGAAGAAGTCCAGGTCCGGCGCTTTTAGAATTTCTAACCTGCATACCAAGTTACTGGTTTGACAGAGCACGGTTCCCATCAACAATAAAGTAAAAGGCTCAATGTGATGTATTCAAGGGTAATGTGAATGGTCAGGAATGACAGGTATCTCTTCCTGTTccctttcattttctcctttgatCCGAAACCTGAAAGCCTGCCATTGCAGTTGGAGGTAGTCAGGTAAGACTCTCTTTCAAAGAGAGACTCCTGCCTTCCTCAGCTTGCTTCCTCTGGGCTCCATCCCCTTCAGTACATTTCCCCACTTGTAATTTTCAAAGGGTGACTCCCTTGGGTCCTTAAGCCACCAAAACGCCACATAAATTTCAGAACTGACTGCTAAAGTTTTGCTGAGGCAGAAATAAAGTTTCCTGAATGTGAGGTTATGGTGGAACCAAAAGCCCCACCTCTACTGACATGTCCCATAGGCATTATTTCTGCGTACCCCTCATTTCAAGCCAGTCTCAAATACTGCATCCTACTTTCAGGTTTCAGTAGACTCCAGGGGAGGTCCATGCTGCTAATAATGACAGCGGGCATTTGCTTTCAAAGAGCTGAATTCATCCACCAAAGTCACAGGCCTCAAAGCACATCACCCTTTCTCGCTATCTGCATGCAACCATCTCACACAATCCAGAGAGTATTTCAAAAGTCAGTGGGCTGGAATCCATTGCTTTTGGATCCACTTGGTCTGTCATAGAAGTTTGACTCTTGCTTACACTTAGAGCTTCCCAACCACTCCCATAGCTCCACAGAGTCTCTATGTCATCGTGACAGTCATAGCTCATGAGGCACACATTTTTTCCTGGAGTGTGCCATGCTGACCAACACCAGCATGGGTCTGGCAGCAAAGACTCCTTTGAGGCATGATGACTACTGTTTAATAAGCACTTTTCTGGATCTGGCTCGTATTATGTTTATTAGACAGGTTAATAACAAGTTCACACATCATAAGCACTAttcaggaaatgttttatgGCAATTTGGGTTCTGGACAAAAAagtgactaatttttttttaattacctttacAAGCCTGTCTTTTTACTAGCTGTCCAACCACCACTCCTTGCAGCACGAGACAAAGATATCACTTATTTACTAGATCTGAACATGTAAGAGGTAACCAGCTGCCTTTTACTgacacaggagagaaaatgcATAGTTTACAGTAATAGACAGTGCAAAAGAATCAATAGACTGTACCTTTGGAATTGGAAACTGGCATTCCCCCGAGCAGTAATAGGCATCGAAGGATTTAGGGGAAATAATCCACTCGCTCCAGCCGATGTCTGCAAAATCCACCTTGAGATAGCGCCGGGCGCAATACCTTGGCTCATTCCACTGCTTCCTCCTTGCCTTCTTCAGTGTTTGCTCATCGAACTGGAGAGTCTGGCTCTTCTGGTGATgattcttcctctgctttttcttactctttGCCCTCTCTGCTAACCGCGGCTGGAAGGTTTTGTAGGGCTTTCTGTCTTCCCATCTCTCATCCTCATTGTACTGGTACTCAGCTCCTGGAAGCTCATTATTCTGCAATGGCAACAGGATGTTTGCAGAGCGTTTTCGCCGCCACCTCCTAAGGCTGCTCTTCACGTGGTTTTCTGGCCTGGGAAAAACCCTTGCCAGAGGATGATGGTGTCCTTGCAAACTAGAGACAACATTCTCTGGCTCTGAAATAGCAGAATCATTGGCGTAAACCAGAATGTAGGGTTCATAGTGAGAAGGTGCCCTTTCCCAGGGGTGATGGTGGGTCAGATCCATCCTGACACCGATCAGGagtttgttgctttgttttgcttcatgCAGGAGTTGAGTGATATCCTTCCACTGCCAGGAAAGGACATCCTGGTAAGCAGCAGAGACATTTATTGGGAAGCGTCCCAGGCTCCGAGTCCGGTTCCCTACAGAAGAAAAGGTCCAAACTGAAAGATGTATCTGATTTTCAGGTCTCCTGTGCCTGTGATGAGAACAGCCTTCAGACTGGGAACAGTTCCGCTTAGCGTGCAGCAGGTCACCAATATAGTAATACACCGAAGCTGACAAGATGTTTTCAGACTCAGTGAGCGATGTCAAGTTAAAAACGTACATCTCCTGGCTTTCAGAGCTCCCTAGAAGAAATACTTAGATAAGAATAtagacatttcaaaattatataGAGAAAGGACTGAGCCCATTGCTTTCTAGGGTATACATTAAGTTCATGGGAAATTTTCACACAGTGCTGTGGGAATGGGTTTAGGCCactattcagaaaaataaccaaGCTAGTAAAATGATGGCCGTAAATCACACCCCTTTGATCTGGTTTCCTTGTAATACCTATCTCCATCCAGAAATACTCACACATTTAATATTGCTCCTCTGACTTCAGGAAACAAACTAGGTCACAGGAACACAGCTCAGTAACAGACGCACTAAGGACTTTCTCATGCAGAAATCTGAGCAATGCCATAATAAgcttttgctcttttgttttcatttttctgcaacaTTGCCAAACCCCTCCCTCTCAAAATGCACTTAGGTGACTATGGCTGCTCTGTCCTGAGTGAAGAATCATCTTTCTGTATCAAAGACAGCTGGGACTTCAATGGGACATGAATGGCACTGAATCGTGCCTCAGTCCAGACCAAGCTGAAGCTGGAGAAAGGCTCACACTGGCTTTGCTAGGCACTGGACTGTCTGTAAACTTCCATTATCCTGTTGAGTCACAGCCTCgctggaaagaaaagatttgcTTCCATACTAGTAGAGGCTTAATGtggcagtgaggaggaggaaaagcctgGATTCAAACAGAGCACAATTCTCAGTGTTGGCACAGGTTTTGGAGTTGTACTGCCACATAAGTCACTTAAGCTCCCATCtccaagccaaaaaaaaaaaaaaaaaggcaaaaaaaaaaaaaaaagcctagcTGGTTCCTTTACACCTTCCACTGTGATCCACTGTGATCCAGGCCTCACCTACAACACAGACTTCAAGGCCTGGATGGCACCTATTCTTAGCTTCTAAAGATTTCAAAGATACTCTTAAAGAGGGACTCAAACCCAGGTAACATTTGGTACAGCTATGTGTGTATATCAGGATGCAAAACAGGtaaggaaacacagaaagcacTACGTATTTCAACAGCTAAATGAGAAGATAAATCCAAATCCTGTGCTACAAAGGATGTTTCCTCTCAGTATTAACCATTCCTCCATTACAGTAAGACCAACTTAGGGCCCCTCAAGTGGTCAGTGTCCTCTGCATGCACAACTGGGTCTTCATGACCCAGAGCCCTTTGCAACAGCAAGGTTAGAGTCAAGCACAGAAGGAAGCATAAAGTTACTGACAACAGCCTCGCATACAAAGAAGGAATGCGTCTCGCCTCTGAAGATGTGGGGAGAAGAAATACCAGGGCAGAATCactgtttaaacatttttagGGCTTGGATGTCAGCTCTGGAGAAAGAGATGACTCACCATTTATAAAAAGCTAAAGACACACAAGCCGGTCTGACAGCTTTTTGGCTAAGCCAGATGCTAATCGTGACTGAAGACTCCCTCTAGAATAATTAGACCCAGGACTGCTTCAATTATACTGGGTAAATTTATTCATTCCATCTACGACACTTCATCAATTTTCATGCCAGTCAGAGTTAGAAAGTATTTACTAGCATAGCTGAAGGTAGGTGGACAGTACTTGAGCAAACCCAATAACCAAAAGACAGCCAGCCCACAATGTCTTGGATTTGGGGGGCAGTGGCAGTGGCAAAACGCACCCACTTGCCTGGCGCAGAGGGTAACAAGCCAAGGATAAACCTTCCTCATGGTTGGGATGTTACTGTATCAtcaggagggatgcaggggacAGCAGGGTTTCCACAGCTGTGAAATCAGAGAAGTCAACCTAACCACAGGCATCTTGCACAAACCCAAAGATGCACTCCTACCACAGGCTGATCTGTGAAAACAGATGGCCGGCTACTTTAATTAAAAGGATGCAACAGAAAGGCTTGGGCataagtttaatttttattttaaaactttctgcttGGACTGCAGCTACATCTGCCCTTTCAGAGTGAAAGAAATACAGGCCTAAATGTGAAGGTACTGTTGAGAGCTATAAACCCAGGCTGTATGGAAAAGTCAAACATAGTAAAGCAAAGGTATGGTCTGCAGCCCCCCCAAAGGGCTAGAAACAACCCAACAcattaggaaaacaaaggaacacGGAGTTAAATGCTTCTTTGACATCATGGCAGGTCAAAACCCTCTCTGGAGGGTGAAGAGAATTCATAGTTCACAGAATTTTGTAAGAgctttgctatttctttttttttaatttgaagcaaTGACAAGCATAGAGGTGCTCACGGACTAGGAATAAGAGCCTCTCTGCTTCTACCCTCAAAATACTGTACTAAGTCCCCTGCCCAAGCAagtgaaaacataatttctggTACTGATCTTTCAAAGATTGTGTCAGCTCTGTGTTCTGGGTGACATTCTGTGCTTCCAGCCTGCAATATCCCAACTGCTAATGCCATTCAGGTAAGTCCAGCAAAAGACTGtattctccctcctcccccccattCCCACCCCAACAATCTAAATGGCCTCTtcttctaaacattttttttctcatcaatATTTTAACTGATACACtaaaaaagcaggaattagTTTCACTGGGAAGAAGAACCCTTCTCCCCAATGTATCACATGCACTTCCTCATGCAGTTATGGAGAAAACAACATACAacattttctcagtgaaatGGGGCGGGGAAGGCCAAGTCCTTTATGGAAGACACCCTTGTTTACACATTCAGCCCAGCCTGATGGTGGATCACACAGGTAAGTTCCCAATAGCTGAAAACTGACATACCAAACCCAACCAGTTTCTAGCTATTAGTTATGCCTGGGGAACTAGATTTTCTCTGAATTCAATCCTACTTTTAATTGCTCAAGCCAAAACCAGCTGTTTATTACATTTGTACTAAGCACACACGAGGACCCGACCTCTGCTTGGTTTGCGATCGCGAATATAATACGGTTAATATGTAATTTGGCAGAGCACGAAGTACATCAGTCTTAGGAACCAGGATTTACGATGTCTCATAAGCACCCATTAAAGAAGTTATTATCTGAATCACTGTTGTATGTTGAATGGCAAgtgttcattttaatttttagtaagAATTCCACTTAACAAATACTTCCTGTTCTAAATTGGCATATTGCAGCAGAACACAAACcaagctgcttttatttgtaaagaaacCCTAGATGGCGTGAAACAGACAGAGGAGGAATACATAGTTttgattaaaagcaaaacccaagagGCCCCTCTCAGCATGTAGCTGTACCCCCAAGATGGGTACTCACAGCAGGTGGTGCTATTTTCTCACTGAATGATCTCTGCGCTCAAATGACTCCAAGACTTTCTGTATTAGTCTGCAACATCATCTTGAAACTAATTACTAGTAGCCAGAACAGATATCTACAGATTCACTGGCTTCTGGCTCAGGAAAACCCAACCATGTGACCCAGGTTTCTGTCACCACTTAGGAACAGTGTCGAATACATCCGTCGTGTGATGGCAAAACCTGACTCTCAGGTGTGAGCAACGCACAGAAATGAGCATTCTCCAGGCCAGTCATTGCCCTTAAAAATAACAGACATTGAGGAAGATTCAGCTTTAGAATACCTCAGCTTTAGAATACCTACAAATGCACCCTTTCCTCAGGAAAATTTCATTTCGCTTAAATGAAACTTCCTCCTTAAACCCAGAGGACAGAAACTACTGAAAATCTGCCCCCACAATAATGTAGTTTAAACTATTAGCTGAGGACAGGAGCATAGTTTAAACTTTTCACCAGTGTCAGGAGGTGTCAAGGAGCACCTAACAAAAACTTCACTGTGATGTGGGAAGCTTTCCATAAGCCTCATCCAGCTTTCTCTACTGTCACCTGAAGTTTACTTACTGGTGTGAGCTGAGGCTTTAGTCTTTAGAATGACTTATGCTGGTAATTCCTCTAGTCTTTAGAATGACTTACACTGGTAATTCCTCTCATATAAATTTGACTGACTGATTTCTCCCTTCGCTAATCccaaaaatacccaaacaaaaccccaagccaAATCCAAGTAGGGCTTTAATTCTAATACCTTGCTCAGTAAATGGTGTTTCGTAGAATGCAGCCATCAATGGCTCGGTGTTAAatgcagggcaggagagggccAAACCACAGGGTGAAGTCCACCAACAcctgctcagcagccagcagaaagAGGCAGAATGACTAAGCACAGCTAAGGCCTCTGGCCAGTTTTCCCTCTATGACAAGACCTTTAAAGTCTCAAAGGCAACAAGATCCTCTTGCAACAAAGCCCTCCATTGGTCTAGAAGCATCAAGTCATCTTCACAGGTGAAAGAAAGTCAAACACAGGCCCAGAAACCTATGCCCTAGAAGATCACAGCAtcacaaaagcttttttccttatgttttcaGTATTGAACAAAACCGgtgaaaacagcagctttgcagcaacTTTCTCTGCACTAGCTGCCTAGACAAGAAAAAGTCTGTTGCAGACACAGGCAATGATCCAATGCCAAAACATGACCTTTCAGAGGGATGCTGGACAGAAGGTCCccctctgcctgggctggctcTTAGGatacagcagtgctgggaagatCTTATGAGCCCGGGGTGTCTCTgccccacaggcagctgctgcagcaaactCGCAGTCGGGTCCACCACCTTACTGCCTGGCAAGATTCTGTCCACGATCTCTGAGCAGCTGTAGTTGGTAAACCTCGCCTTTGTCTGCAGTGGTATACAATGCAATTCAGTGGCAACTCAGTattatttcagcagcagtaaCTTCCCTGGCTCACTTGATATGCCTCCCAATTCTGTGATTTCTATCCAAGCACCACTACTTGTGCTAAGtctttcagttcttcctctCTGAGAATGAGTTCTGCTAGCTCAGCTTTGCTCTTTTGCAGTACAAGATATGAAGTGCAGAAGACTTCTCAGCAACGAAGTGCATAAGGACAAGAAGATTTAAGAggaaacaagcaaatgaaaaataagtgcAACAGAGCTACATGCAAGGAATACACTGCTACCTTCCAGATACTCTGAGGCCAGATTTTAACAGCAATCTCTGCTGCCCTTCAAGGAATCACTGTATGTTGCTGCCAGCCTGATGAGGAATTTTCAAGATCAAGCTCTGCATGACAGAGCTCTTTTGAACTGCAGTAGGTAAGACATAGCATCATTGCACTGTTGGTATCACTCACTTCTACAGCATAGAGCTTTGGAGCGGCAGCCACGAGTTAGGCAGAAAGGTACTTGACAAGGAAAACATCTTGTCATTTGTATTCGTGTAGGATACGATTTGGAAGGCACATGCAGTTAAACGGATAGGCTACAGATTTATTGGCCTCCTCAGCGCATATGGAAGTCGTTATTCGTCTGTGCACTCTTCCCTTGCTCAAACGAAACCCAGACACCAGTAGCACCACAGCAAAGCTTGTACTGGGACAGTGTCACTTCCCCAGTCTCCTGCACAAGTGACAGCTGAGCTCTCAGGGGTGTGAGGAGAGGGGAGGTACAGTCTCTCCAAGCCTCAAGCAGAAACGTCTTTATCACACAGGTGGTCACCCAGACGCCAAGTCAGGGTGTGACACCACTTGCTGTTCTGGGTATGAGAGATGCCAGCTTACTGAGAGCTCAACCCAGCTTGTAGCACTACGGTGGAGGTACTTGAACCCACCGAGTCTTCAGAGGCACGGCCCATGCTTCCTCACCTTCCTGCAATAACCCACAGCCATATGGAttgcctgctgctggcattaaagagacattttaagaaaaagcagtagGTCTGTGGAGACTGACATCAGTGGCCTGAACAGATTCATGTTACGAGGGGCATTTCCAGGCATCAATAAGGTGGAACAAGTCTGTTAACATGTGGTGTGCGTACCTTTATAGAGGATGCAGTGGCATTCTTATGGACTGCCAAATCTAGCCCAAGGGTGAAAAAGGATGCAATAATGAGGACTATTTAGTTATATAGTCACCATGAGTCATCATTTCAATGAGATATTAAAGTTGTGTCCTTGTGCCAGTGCACAGTTAAGAATGTATTGGTGTTTCCATTGTAAAACTTTATTGTCATGGCTTCCATAGCCCAGCCTTAGAGAAGGTTTGCAGATTTGGGCCCAGCCTGCCCAAACCATAGCTCAACACCTTTCAGGTTCCCTCTGCCTGAAAACTACCAGgatgcttctgctgctgcttgcattttctttataggggtacagcaaaaaaacccaaaaccaaacaaacaaccccccccaacTCTCACCATCTCCTGCTTGCATGTTTTTAAAGCTCTCATTATAGAAGACCCTTAATGTTACTAGAGCTCAAAGAGGCTAGAATTTGGCCCCTACTGGTTTTTGCAGACTGACGGTGGCTGGTGACTAGCCGGTTTCCCCATGCAGTACTTGGTTTCCTCTGTTTGCGTGGGCATTTCATACCACAACAAAGGAAAGTAAGGCGTTTTGAAAAGGAGGAGAACATAGTTCTTAAACCACAAGAATTGGCCTAGGGGCAGGTGTAATGCCTAAAATTGCTTGAAATTCAGTCAATAAAAAAGagtttaaagtaatttctgactGTATAACTTTACTACAACATCATTAGAGGGACCCTCCAATTAAAGTCGAGTTTTTTAAATGACTCATTTGCAAGACGTTCCTTTAGCGATGCTATGATCAAAAGtactttcaaaagcaaactgaaagtCTTGCGTTTGAGGCTTTTATCTCTCCActctcatttatttattgcatgCTCTATCTTTCCGCCAGGTCCTGAGCCTCTGAAGTTGTAGATGAGCACACCTCTATGGGGAGCACTGAAGGTAAGCAGATTTGTATCAGGTGAAGGTCTGGTCATTCAGCAGTTGTGCTAActggcaggaggaaaacagTCGTGAGCAGAAACTGATCCACAGACTTGACTATAGTTTAACAGTACATTTGCCAGAATTGCCAAAGCGTTCAGCTCTTAACTCACGTATCGTCTGACCTTCTTCCTAGCTGTCTTTGTAGAGTCACAAGGGATGGAAGGAAAACCACGCACTGTTATGGTACCTGCAGATAAAGAACCGGAAAAGGCTCTGTCTTagtatttttcctgaagtagAGCTCACTGTGAGGCCTGGGCTAAGCAAGCTAAGGGCTGCTAGCATCATGCCAGAAACGTCCCACAATGACACAGCTGCCACAGAAATCACGGGCTGAAAGTCCTTTGActcaaatatttctatttataggAATAAATTAGAGCATTTAAGTCAATGAGAGAGGACAGTGCTGGAATATAACTAGATATACTGTGAATGATGTACATCCTTACTTCACTTGTGACAGATTTTGGGCCTGCAGTTTCTTTCAGCTTTGTCGTGGGCATCAAAGGTTCCTTTTTTGAATGATGCAAACTGAACaattatgttttgaaataatttagcAAGATTGACAGACAAGAATTTTGCCCAAACAGAAGATCACATGAACATTCATCAAAATCAAAGGCCAGAACCCCCagtgcaaacaaaaaaccacataTAATTCAGCCTAATTGTGAAATCTGGTGCACAAGAAATTTCAGGGAAGTGTAGGATGGAAACTTCAGAGGTGCGTGCGCAGGGCTGAAGCCCTCATCCTATCCCCTTGGAGGACTGAGACACGGAAAGAGAAACTTGCATCTAACAGTTGTTAGGACACTTCTTTTGATTAATCATGTCTTAGTTCTTTCTTGTTGGCTGTCCATTGCAAGACCGCAGCTGCCACATGCAACACCAGTTTTCTTGGACTAGAAACAGGGATGAGTTTCAACAAATCCTAGCAGTTCTTGGTCTCATCACACAGCACTCTGTCTTAAAGGGGCTCAAAAATTTGTCTGGTGGCTTACCTAGGAGGTCTGGAAAAGGCCTTTGTTGTGTGCCGCAGAAGAGCCAGAAGCCCTCCAGgggaaaagcaagaacagaaagGTTTCACAGCCACATTTGAGAGTTGtgttgcagaaaagaaacaggaaaatatatggttaaattgcaaaatatatggtcaaactgcaaatgaaatcaTTAGAGATGTCCTTCAAGGCCTCTTCCTGTAGATGCAGGAGAAATGGGCAGACACGTAGGGAAGTTCTGCTCATCATAGACAAAAAGCTGTCTCCTgaaggggctggcagcagggatggtAAAATGCACTGAAGGAGTAGTGACAAcgtaatttattaatttaactGATGCAGCCACATTAGGGATAAGGGAAAGCCTGTGGGAGTCTGAAATTTGCATCCAAAGAGTTCAACAGTCAGAGCAGAGGATCCGGAAGCAAACTACTTGAAAGGGAAATACTGTGGATGCGCCGTTTCCattgcagggctgggcaggcagtTGGGCACAAGGAAGAagtcagaaatcagaaaaagcctttttgcaaagcagaaaaagccttttcacttccccccacccccaccccaaaaaacattttatctaAGGGTTTTCTGGAAATGCACTTTTCTGCCACCCATAAGCATACAAAATGAGCCACTGCCGCCTATGGTGAGAGAAAGACAACAGCTAACtggttaaatattttgtataaatacTTACACAAGCATCAAAAACCCTATAACCACTTCCAATTTATTGCTTTGGCACTTGGAAAGTattgcaggaggaggaaagggattAGTGAATAGTGTGTTTATAGGACTGCTGCCACCCAATGTCAAGTGAGAGTATAAATATAATCAGAAAGACCACAGAGATGAGATTTCAACCAAAGGCCTCTTAGGTTTAGAACAATAAATACCTTGAATCAGATACCCTTAAAGGAGCAAATATCACTCTGCTGAGgttatacacacacacgcggcttttttttttttattataccTTCCCCGCTTTCAGTGAGGAACTGCTTATTTCAGAACAAAGCAACATACATTAGACTTCATATTGCAAAAAAACAATCATGTTTAAAAGGCAAGAGAGTTCCTCTGTAGGAGCAGTAACTGGGGAGTACCAGCTCTCCATTCTCCAAAACCAGGGTATTTACGCCTCCAGCCTCTAAAGCCTCTCTCGTGGACAGAAATACTTGCAGTAACACATGATGGAGAACATTTGTAGGGCTGAATCCTAAGACACCAAAGCCATCCTATTATTCACAGTATTTGATCTCTGTGCAGAGCTATCCTGTAATAGACATTGTTGCCTTCGAATCATCAGAAGTAATGACTCGCAAAGAAACCTAAGGAAAGTCAGGCACCCAGCGCTCAGTTTTCTGGGAGAGGGAAGTAATCAATGCAGGCTGCTGAAACTCCCAGACAACACTCAGTTTTACTGAAAGATGTTTGTCCGTGAAAAAGCTGCTGGGTCAGTCCaccagcaaaatgaaaaacaaagagacTGGCAAATCAGGCTGCAATGTACAGCATGACAGCTGTCATACAAACAGCAAGTTTTTGGGATGCAGTGGATTTGGAAAGCATATGCAGGCAAGGGTTGCAAGGGATTCTGGCATTTCCACTTAGCCCTTGCAGAGATAAGAtgcacaaaaagcagaacagtgGGATTGGGTGATAGAGCACCAAGACAGTGCCATCTTCCCTTCCTGCTAGGACACAGTTCTTTTGGGATGCTGCCATGTGAAATATAtgctcccctcccctgcccttaATGAAAAACGACTTTACATTTTCATAAAGGTACCTGTGCATGCCAGCCTGTAATCACGGGGAGATCCAAGTGCCACCGCCTAAGACGCTGAGATGCAGTATTTACCAAGCACAGATTATGCTTCAACTAAACTCATTTGCCACTGCCCCAACTGCGAGTACTGTCACCAAGGTGTCAGAATCTGTGTACTCTGTAGACAGTCTAAAGGATCGCCAAGCCATGTTATTGCTTTCTCGCATGCAAATCAGCCCTTGGTTTCAACAGAAGCTACACATGCAAAACACCATTAAAAGG
The Falco rusticolus isolate bFalRus1 chromosome 1, bFalRus1.pri, whole genome shotgun sequence genome window above contains:
- the BMP3 gene encoding bone morphogenetic protein 3, yielding MAASTRWVLCLCLGWGCLCLALGDALKARCGGLRRRAAPAAVRGGRARAAAGDYSPGQRPGQEERRRPPERPRPGDKVSEHMLRLYDQYSGGRAAAPRPQDPPGQPGLHLRRGNTVRGFRPLPAGSSESQEMYVFNLTSLTESENILSASVYYYIGDLLHAKRNCSQSEGCSHHRHRRPENQIHLSVWTFSSVGNRTRSLGRFPINVSAAYQDVLSWQWKDITQLLHEAKQSNKLLIGVRMDLTHHHPWERAPSHYEPYILVYANDSAISEPENVVSSLQGHHHPLARVFPRPENHVKSSLRRWRRKRSANILLPLQNNELPGAEYQYNEDERWEDRKPYKTFQPRLAERAKSKKKQRKNHHQKSQTLQFDEQTLKKARRKQWNEPRYCARRYLKVDFADIGWSEWIISPKSFDAYYCSGECQFPIPKALKPSNHATIQSIVRAVGVIPGIPEPCCVPDKMSSLSILFFDENKNVVLKVYPNMTVESCACR